A region from the Vicia villosa cultivar HV-30 ecotype Madison, WI linkage group LG3, Vvil1.0, whole genome shotgun sequence genome encodes:
- the LOC131659510 gene encoding uncharacterized protein LOC131659510, which translates to MKHMDVQNIPPLKYYFKEFCEINAGKCHLNRLEDIIGVVHEINNMQSNTPGKKTFVALSLKDLSGDIINCTLWESYGIKFLEYYNDPTNTGAIVIILTHAMIKDSQGLLLFYFFLLLPYHIFSTML; encoded by the exons ATGAAACACATGGATGTACAAAATATTCCCCCTCTGAAGTATTATTTCAAAGAGTTTTGCGAAATCAATGCAGGCAAATGTCATCTTAACAGACTTGAAG ATATTATAGGTGTTGTACATGAGATAAACAATATGCAATCAAACACTCCAGGAAAGAAGACATTTGTGGCCCTCAGTCTCAAAGATTTGAG CGGTGACATCATTAACTGCACATTATGGGAGAGCTATGGTATTAAGTTTTTGGAATATTATAATGACCCAACTAACACGGGTGCTATTGTCATCATACTAACCCATGCAATGATCAAGGATTCTCAgggtttgcttttattttattttttt